The proteins below come from a single Metarhizium brunneum chromosome 1, complete sequence genomic window:
- the tcmP gene encoding Tetracenomycin polyketide synthesis O-methyltransferase TcmP, with protein MASEPPPENDMDPIRLTGAQETLLITLYGRWQDFYSPRPLLADRWSADVMARILDKMAETRHRMRGVLSGLPFIVLRARLLDEWAADFLANNERATVVHLACGLDTRALRLCDKCGDGVTWIDVDFPDVIDLRRRIEIPEPASKTDGYTYEMLASSVVEPEWLAKLPIGNPTLVIFEGLTMYLSPEDGQLLIKRLMDRFGSGQMIFDSMPRSSRFLLNAFLWLKGHWNFTFNWAIDDPRSLQELHPGLELLTLVRMWDMPGHEHLAWWLRLSAFVASWIPILRSPMQLTRFQF; from the coding sequence ATGGCTTCCGAGCCACCCCCCGAAAACGACATGGACCCCATACGCCTCACGGGTGCGCAAGAAACGCTTCTAATTACCCTGTATGGGAGATGGCAAGACTTCTACTCGCCCAGGCCGCTCCTCGCTGATCGCTGGTCCGCAGACGTCATGGCACGAattctggacaagatggccGAAACACGCCATCGAATGAGGGGAGTGCTATCGGGACTGCCATTCATCGTCTTGCGCGCCCGTCTCTTGGACGAATGGGCCGCCGACTTCTTGGCCAACAATGAGCGCGCAACCGTCGTCCATCTTGCCTGCGGCCTGGACACGCGCGCCTTGCGCCTGTGCGACAAGTGTGGCGACGGGGTGACATGGATCGATGTCGACTTTCCAGACGTAATCGACCTGCGGCGCCGCATCGAGATACCAGAGCCGGCGTCCAAGACCGACGGGTACACGTACGAAATGCTCGCGTCCTCCGTCGTCGAGCCGGAAtggctggccaagttgcCGATAGGAAACCCTACGCTCGTCATCTTCGAAGGCCTGACAATGTACTTGTCGCCCGAGGACGGCCAACTCTTGATCAAGCGGCTGATGGACCGCTTCGGCTCCGGCCAGATGATTTTCGACAGCATGCCGAGGTCATCTCGATTTTTACTAAATGCCTTTCTCTGGCTCAAGGGACACTGGAACTTTACCTTTAACTGGGCCATTGACGACCCCAGAAGCCTGCAGGAGTTGCATCCCGGCTTGGAGCTGTTGACCTTGGTTCGTATGTGGGACATGCCTGGCCATGAGCATTTGGCTTGGTGGTTGCGTCTCTCGGCCTTTGTCGCTTCTTGGATTCCGATCCTGAGGAGCCCAATGCAATTGACGAGATTCCAGTTCTAA
- the Rrp7a gene encoding Ribosomal RNA-processing protein: MASGDIPSDQFAVLPIRMPPMPSFPHSAVHEVRIRRNTPKIPTANDSRSLFLKNIPADSTEPHFRAVFTNLVGAGRFETIFFHDEATTALPVGPAQATKMQGFARKRKMKDVEAEERELEEKASQLPQIWTRQLHRSSCTAVVLLADERSVRLVLKAIAKVQKSKKYPVWGENMADEVPELGSSWVSEHLQLSRVDKSATQAAVHAFFNAYNRKEKEAIELAKRLRNEPDEDGFVTVTKGGRAAPASRGEAEEAKQRMLDKAAKKKSELKNFYRFQLREERKKQQAALLRRFEEDRRKVNAMREKRGKFKPET; the protein is encoded by the coding sequence ATGGCTTCCGGTGACATACCAAGCGACCAGTTCGCAGTTCTGCCGATTCGCATGCCTCCTATGCCTTCCTTCCCTCATAGCGCTGTCCACGAAGTTCGCATTCGCCGAAATACGCCAAAGATCCCTACCGCAAACGACTCCCGGAGTCTTTTTTTGAAGAACATTCCAGCCGATAGCACTGAGCCTCACTTCAGAGCAGTATTCACAAATCTCGTAGGCGCTGGCCGCTTCGAGACCATTTTCTTCCACGATGAAGCCACAACTGCCTTGCCTGTTGGCCCAGCTCAAGCAACAAAGATGCAAGGCTTTGCAAGGAAACGAAAGATGAAGGACGTCGAAGCTGAAGAGAGGGAACTGGAAGAAAAAGCCTCCCAATTACCGCAGATATGGACAAGACAATTGCACAGGAGTAGTTGCACGGCAGTGGTTTTACTTGCCGATGAGAGGAGCGTCCGTTTAGTGCTCAAGGCGATCGCAAAAGTTCAAAAGAGCAAAAAATATCCTGTTTGGGGGGAAAATATGGCAGACGAAGTTCCAGAGCTAGGATCGTCGTGGGTATCAGAGCATCTACAACTCTCACGAGTTGATAAATCTGCCACACAAGCGGCCGTCCACGCCTTCTTCAACGCATACAACCGTaaggagaaggaggctaTTGAATTGGCCAAAAGGCTTCGGAATGAGCCGGATGAGGATGGCTTCGTCACGGTTACAAAAGGTGGAAGGGCGGCGCCTGCTAGCCGTGGCGAAGCTGAAGAGGCTAAGCAGCGAATGCTagacaaggctgccaagaagaaatCTGAGTTGAAGAACTTTTACCGCTTCCAGCTTCGTGAGGAGCGCAAGAAGCAACAAGCAGCTCTTCTTCGACGATTTGAAGAAGACCGACGAAAAGTGAACGCTATGCGAGAGAAACGTGGCAAGTTCAAGCCGGAGACCTGA
- the DIP5_1 gene encoding Dicarboxylic amino acid permease encodes MRHHGRDAERRESDLTIDAAPPAADDETRALGAFGQDVKVHRAFEELAHAKRGLKQRHIQMIALAGTIGTGLFLATGRALANGGPLGLLLSYAIVGVLMCAVVVSIAELSALVPLSGGVVRHAEWFVDPALAFAQGWNSTYANAILLPAEMVACAVIIDYWTHVNHAVWITLLGGLLIASNLLLIGVYGELEFVLALLKIALIVGVNVMSICITAGAGPHGEPIGFRFWRSPGPFVQYAGIPGSWGRFVGFWRVLVSAAYAFSNVENISVAGAETQNPRRNIPRAARRVFWRIMVFYMLTVFCIGLIVSSADPALTARSGDAGASPFAIAATNAGIKAVPSIINAVVVTSAWSAANSAMLVGTRTLYGLALEGHAPSFFKRTNRFGTPWLSVAAVGSLMVLGYLTLSSAASVVFGWMQALVSAASFVHWINIEIVYLRFYYGCKAQGISRDELPWKGPLQPYAAWTALVSFTILLITGGFFVFIDGHWSAQGFVSSYFNIPLILILYFGYKYWRKTTLVSLHDMPIRGFLDVASQNPEPVEPPAKGWAKLNILWA; translated from the exons ATGCGTCACCACGGCCGTGACGccgagaggagagagagcgATTTAACAATAGACGCCGCGccacccgccgccgacgacgaaaCCCGCGCCCTGGGCGCCTTTGGCCAAGATGTCAAAGTCCACCGGGCCTTTGAAGAGCTGGCGCACGCGAAACGCGGCCTGAAGCAGCGGCACATCCAGATgatcgccctcgccggcaccATCGGCACGGGACTCTTCCTCGCGACGGGCCGGGCTCTCGCCAACGGAGGGCCGCTAGGCCTGCTCCTGTCGTACGCCATCGTAGGCGTGCTCATgtgcgccgtcgtcgtgtCCATCGCCGAGCTGAGCGCCCTCGTCCCTCTGTCGGGCGGCGTCGTCCGCCACGCCGAGTGGTTCGTCGACCCGGCCCTGGCCTTTGCCCAAGGCTGGAACAGCACCTATGCGAACGCGATCCTGCTGCCGGCCGAAATGGTCGCGtgcgccgtcatcatcgacTACTGGACGCACGTCAACCACGCCGTGTGGATTaccctcctcggcggcctcttGATCGCGAGCAACCTGCTGCTCATTGGCGTCTACGGCGAGCTCGAGTTTGTCCTTGCCCTGCTGAAGATCGCCCTCATCGTCGGCGTCAACGTCATG AGCATCTGCATCACGGCCGGCGCAGGACCGCACGGCGAGCCCATTGGCTTTCGCTTCTGGAGGAGCCCGGGGCCGTTTGTCCAGTACGCCGGCATCCCCGGCTCCTGGGGCCGGTTCGTCGGCTTCTGGCGCGTCCTGGTCAGCGCGGCGTACGCCTTCTCCAACGTCGAGAACATCTCCGTCGCCGGGGCGGAAACGCAGAACCCCCGGCGCAACATCCCCCGCGCGGCCAGGCGCGTCTTCTGGAGAATCATGGTGTTTTACATGCTCACCGTCTTCTGCATCGGGCTCATCGTCTCGTCGGCCGAcccggccttgacggcgcGCTCCGGCGATGCTGGTGCCTCGCCGtttgccattgccgccaccAACGCCGGCATCAAGGCTGTGCCGTCCATTATCAACGCCGTGGTCGTGACGAGTGCCTGGAGTGCCGCCAACTCTG CCATGCTCGTGGGGACGCGAACCCTCTATGGCCTTGCTCTCGAGGGACATGCGCCCAGCTTCTTCAAGCGTACCAACCGCTTCGGCACTCCGTGGCTTTCTGTGGCCGCGGTGGGATCGCTCATGGTGCTGGGCTATCTGACGCTCTCGTCCGCGGCGTCAGTCGTCTTTGGTTGGATGCAGGCCCTTgtctcggcggcctcgttTGTGCACTGGATCAACATTGAGATTGTATACCTCCGCTTCTACTACGGCTGCAAAGCGCAGGGCATCAGTCGAGACGAGCTTCCCTGGAAAGGCCCTCTCCAGCCGTATGCGGCATGGACTGCCCTGGTGTCGTTTACCATTCTCCTGATCACCGGCGgattcttcgtcttcatcgaCGGTCATTGGAGCGCTCAGGGCTTCGTATCATCCTACTTTAACATCCCTCTCATTCTCATTCTCTACTTTGGATACAAGTACTGGCGCAAGACAACGCTGGTGTCGCTGCACGACATGCCGATTCGGGGATTCCTGGACGTGGCCAGCCAGAACCCAGAGCCTGTCGAGCCACCCGCCAAGGGATGGGCCAAGCTGAACATTCTGTGGGCGTAA